One stretch of Sinomonas terrae DNA includes these proteins:
- a CDS encoding DNA-directed RNA polymerase subunit beta': MSSESSFGLMQIGLATADDIRNWSHGEVKKPETINYRTLKPEKDGLFCEKIFGPSRDWECYCGKYKRVRFKGIICERCGVEVTRAKVRRERMGHIELAAPVTHIWYFKGVPSRLGYLLDLAPKDLEKVIYFAAYMITSVDEERRHDQLPNLQAEHDLEKKQLVDARDSDIAAVARDLEEDLARLEAEGAKAADKKKARDSADKTMATIRKRADADIERLEAVWDRFKNLKVADLEGDEALYRELRDRYGMYFEGSMGAEAIQKRLESFDLEAEADLLREIIQNGKGQRKTRALKRLKVVSAFLTTDNKPQGMVLDAVPVIPPELRPMVQLDGGRFATSDLNDLYRRVINRNNRLKRLLDLGAPEIIVNNEKRMLQEAVDSLFDNGRRGRPVTGPGNRPLKSLSDMLKGKQGRFRQNLLGKRVDYSGRSVIVVGPQLKLHQCGLPKQMALELFKPFVMKRLVDLNHAQNIKSAKRMVERYRPQVWDVLEEIITEHPVLLNRAPTLHRLGIQAFEPQLVEGKAIQLHPLVCAAFNADFDGDQMAVHLPLSPEAQAEARILMLSSNNILKPSDGRPVTLPSQDMIIGLYHLTTKREAAAGEGRVFSSVSEAVMAYDNRELHLNAQVKIRLEGFVPSAERSAPEGWEPGEPALVETSLGQVIFNDTLPADYPWVESVADKGQLSKIVNDLAERYPKVVVAATLDNLKDAGFYWATRSGVTVAISDIAVPEAKPAILAGYEDRAAKIQSQYDKGLIDDEERRSELIEIWDKATTEIAAVMRESMPKMNTINRMVSSGARGNWMQVRQIAGIRGLVANPKGEIIPRPIKSSYREGLSVLEYFIATHGARKGLADTALRTANSGYLTRRLVDVSQDVIVREEDCGTERGLMVPIAIPDHNGELVRDENVENTVYTRTLAVDVVDSEGNVLAEGGADLGDVLINRLVEAGITELRVRSVLTCESAVGTCAKCYGRSLASGKLVDIGEAVGIIAAQSIGEPGTQLTMRTFHTGGAVSASGSEDITQGLPRIQELFEARTPKGVAPISEAAGRVSIEDTEKQLRIVLTPDDGTEEIAYPVSRRARLLVEEGQHVEVGQKLVNGPVDPKQVLRIQGPREAQKFLVDEVQGVYRSQGIGIHDKHVEVIVRQMLRRVTVIESGDTDLLPGELAESRRYRDENRRVVSEGKKPASGRPELMGITKASLATESWLSAASFQETTRVLTQAAMEAKSDPLLGLKENVIIGKLIPAGTGLPRYTEVAVEPTEEAKATLFTGPSAFSDFAYDPLNGDGVQEFHAIPLDDYDLGGGDYR, translated from the coding sequence TTGTCCAGCGAATCCTCCTTCGGCCTCATGCAGATCGGCCTCGCCACCGCGGATGACATCCGCAACTGGTCGCACGGCGAGGTCAAGAAGCCGGAAACCATCAACTACCGCACCCTCAAGCCCGAGAAGGACGGACTCTTCTGCGAGAAGATCTTCGGCCCGTCCCGTGACTGGGAGTGCTACTGCGGCAAGTACAAGCGCGTGCGCTTCAAGGGCATCATCTGCGAGCGGTGTGGCGTCGAGGTCACCCGGGCCAAGGTCCGCCGCGAGCGCATGGGGCACATCGAGCTTGCCGCTCCCGTGACCCACATCTGGTACTTCAAGGGCGTCCCGTCGCGTCTGGGCTACCTGCTCGACCTCGCCCCGAAGGACCTCGAGAAGGTCATCTACTTCGCCGCGTACATGATCACGAGCGTCGACGAAGAGCGTCGCCACGACCAGCTGCCGAACCTCCAGGCCGAGCACGACCTCGAGAAGAAGCAGCTCGTCGACGCACGCGACTCGGACATCGCCGCCGTCGCCCGCGACCTTGAGGAGGACCTTGCTCGCCTCGAGGCCGAGGGTGCGAAGGCTGCCGACAAGAAGAAGGCCCGCGACTCCGCCGACAAGACGATGGCGACCATCCGCAAGCGCGCGGACGCCGACATCGAGCGTCTCGAGGCCGTGTGGGACCGCTTCAAGAACCTCAAGGTCGCAGACCTCGAGGGCGACGAGGCGCTCTACCGCGAGCTCCGCGACCGCTACGGCATGTACTTCGAGGGCTCGATGGGCGCCGAGGCGATCCAGAAGCGCCTCGAGTCCTTCGATCTCGAGGCTGAGGCCGACCTGCTTCGCGAGATCATCCAGAACGGCAAGGGCCAGCGCAAGACCCGCGCGCTCAAGCGCCTCAAGGTCGTCAGCGCGTTCCTCACGACGGACAACAAGCCGCAGGGCATGGTCCTCGACGCCGTCCCGGTGATCCCGCCGGAGCTGCGCCCGATGGTCCAGCTCGACGGTGGCCGCTTCGCGACCTCCGACCTGAACGACCTGTACCGTCGCGTGATCAACCGCAACAACCGCCTCAAGCGGCTCCTTGACCTCGGCGCGCCCGAGATCATCGTGAACAACGAGAAGCGCATGCTTCAGGAAGCCGTCGACTCGCTCTTCGACAACGGCCGTCGTGGCCGCCCGGTCACGGGCCCCGGCAACCGTCCGCTGAAGTCGCTCTCCGACATGCTCAAGGGCAAGCAGGGCCGGTTCCGCCAGAACCTGCTCGGCAAGCGCGTCGACTACTCGGGCCGTTCGGTCATCGTCGTCGGCCCGCAGCTCAAGCTGCACCAGTGCGGTCTGCCGAAGCAGATGGCGCTCGAGCTCTTCAAGCCCTTCGTCATGAAGCGGCTCGTGGACCTCAACCACGCGCAGAACATCAAGAGCGCCAAGCGGATGGTCGAGCGCTACCGGCCGCAGGTCTGGGACGTGCTCGAGGAGATCATCACGGAGCACCCGGTGCTGCTCAACCGCGCACCTACCCTCCACCGCCTCGGCATCCAGGCGTTCGAGCCGCAGCTCGTCGAGGGCAAGGCCATCCAGCTCCACCCGCTCGTGTGTGCGGCGTTCAACGCCGACTTCGACGGCGACCAGATGGCTGTGCACCTGCCGCTGAGCCCGGAGGCCCAGGCCGAGGCCCGCATCCTGATGCTGTCCTCGAACAACATCCTGAAGCCGTCGGACGGCCGTCCGGTGACCCTGCCGTCGCAGGACATGATCATCGGCCTCTACCACCTCACCACCAAGCGTGAGGCGGCAGCTGGCGAGGGCCGCGTGTTCTCCTCGGTGTCCGAGGCCGTCATGGCGTACGACAACCGCGAGCTTCACCTCAACGCACAGGTGAAGATCCGGCTCGAGGGCTTTGTGCCTTCGGCCGAGCGCTCGGCCCCTGAGGGCTGGGAGCCCGGCGAGCCGGCGCTCGTCGAGACGTCGCTCGGCCAGGTGATCTTCAACGACACGCTTCCTGCGGACTACCCGTGGGTCGAGTCGGTGGCGGACAAGGGCCAGCTCTCGAAGATCGTCAACGACCTTGCGGAGCGCTACCCGAAGGTCGTCGTCGCGGCGACCCTCGACAACCTCAAGGATGCGGGCTTCTACTGGGCGACCCGTTCGGGCGTCACAGTGGCCATTTCGGACATCGCGGTGCCCGAGGCCAAGCCGGCCATCCTGGCGGGTTACGAGGATCGTGCAGCGAAGATCCAGAGTCAGTACGACAAGGGTCTGATCGACGACGAGGAGCGCCGCTCCGAGCTCATCGAGATCTGGGACAAGGCGACCACCGAGATCGCGGCCGTCATGCGCGAGTCCATGCCGAAGATGAACACCATCAACCGAATGGTCTCCTCCGGTGCTCGTGGTAACTGGATGCAGGTCCGCCAGATCGCCGGTATCCGTGGCCTCGTGGCCAACCCGAAGGGCGAGATCATCCCGCGCCCGATCAAGTCCTCGTACCGTGAGGGCCTGTCGGTGCTCGAGTACTTCATCGCCACGCACGGTGCGCGAAAGGGCCTCGCCGATACGGCTCTCCGTACGGCCAACTCGGGCTACCTCACGCGTCGTCTCGTCGATGTGTCGCAGGACGTCATCGTGCGCGAGGAGGACTGTGGCACCGAGCGCGGCCTCATGGTCCCGATCGCGATCCCGGATCACAACGGCGAGCTCGTCCGTGACGAGAACGTCGAGAACACGGTGTACACGCGTACGCTCGCAGTCGACGTCGTCGACTCCGAGGGCAACGTGCTCGCCGAGGGCGGCGCGGATCTGGGCGATGTGCTCATCAACCGCCTCGTCGAGGCGGGCATCACCGAGCTCCGCGTCCGTTCGGTCCTGACCTGCGAGTCGGCTGTCGGCACCTGCGCGAAGTGCTACGGCCGTTCGCTCGCGAGCGGCAAGCTCGTCGACATCGGCGAGGCGGTCGGCATCATCGCCGCCCAGTCGATCGGTGAGCCCGGCACGCAGCTGACCATGCGTACCTTCCACACCGGTGGCGCCGTCTCGGCGTCCGGCAGCGAGGACATCACGCAGGGCCTTCCCCGTATCCAGGAGCTCTTCGAGGCGCGTACCCCGAAGGGTGTCGCCCCGATCTCCGAGGCGGCGGGCCGTGTCTCGATCGAGGACACGGAGAAGCAGCTGCGCATCGTCCTCACCCCGGACGACGGCACCGAGGAGATCGCCTACCCGGTCTCCCGCCGTGCGCGTCTGCTCGTCGAGGAAGGCCAGCACGTCGAGGTCGGGCAGAAGCTCGTCAACGGCCCGGTCGACCCGAAGCAGGTCCTGCGTATCCAGGGCCCGCGCGAGGCGCAGAAGTTCCTTGTCGACGAGGTCCAGGGCGTTTACCGCTCGCAGGGCATCGGCATCCACGACAAGCACGTGGAGGTCATCGTCCGGCAGATGCTGCGCCGCGTCACGGTCATCGAGTCCGGTGACACGGATCTGCTTCCGGGCGAGCTCGCCGAGTCGCGTCGCTACCGTGACGAGAACCGCCGCGTTGTGTCCGAGGGCAAGAAGCCGGCCTCGGGCCGTCCCGAGCTCATGGGCATCACCAAGGCGTCGCTCGCCACGGAGTCCTGGCTCTCGGCGGCGTCCTTCCAAGAGACGACCCGCGTCCTCACGCAGGCGGCAATGGAAGCGAAGAGCGATCCGCTGCTCGGCCTCAAGGAGAACGTCATCATCGGTAAGCTCATCCCGGCCGGCACCGGCCTGCCTCGGTACACCGAGGTCGCGGTCGAGCCGACCGAGGAGGCCAAGGCGACGCTCTTCACCGGTCCGAGCGCGTTCAGCGACTTCGCCTACGATCCGCTGAACGGCGATGGCGTCCAGGAGTTCCACGCGATTCCGCTCGACGACTACGACCTCGGCGGCGGCGACTACCGCTGA
- the rpsL gene encoding 30S ribosomal protein S12, producing the protein MPTIQQLVRKGRTPKVSKTKAPALKGSPMRRGVCTRVYTTTPKKPNSALRKVARVRLNGGVEVTAYIPGVGHNLQEHSIVLVRGGRVKDLPGVRYKIVRGALDTQGVKNRQQARSRYGAKKEKK; encoded by the coding sequence GTGCCTACTATTCAGCAGTTGGTCCGCAAGGGCCGCACGCCGAAGGTCTCCAAGACCAAGGCTCCTGCCCTCAAGGGCAGCCCGATGCGCCGTGGCGTGTGCACCCGTGTGTACACGACCACCCCGAAGAAGCCGAACTCGGCCCTCCGCAAGGTGGCCCGTGTCCGCCTCAACGGTGGCGTTGAGGTCACGGCGTACATCCCCGGCGTCGGCCACAACCTGCAGGAGCACTCGATCGTGCTCGTCCGCGGCGGCCGCGTGAAGGACCTCCCGGGTGTGCGCTACAAGATCGTCCGCGGTGCGCTCGATACGCAGGGCGTCAAGAACCGTCAGCAGGCCCGCAGCCGCTACGGCGCGAAGAAGGAGAAGAAGTAA
- the rpsG gene encoding 30S ribosomal protein S7: MPRKGPAPKRPLVVDPVYGSPLVTQLINKVLVDGKKSTAERIVYGALEGARQKTGGDPVATLKKAMDNVRPTLEVKSRRVGGATYQVPVEVKPGRATALALRWLVGYSKARREKTMTERLQNELLDASNGLGAAVKRREDTHKMAESNKAFAHYRW; this comes from the coding sequence ATGCCTCGCAAGGGTCCTGCCCCGAAGCGCCCGCTCGTCGTCGACCCGGTCTACGGCTCGCCGCTCGTCACTCAGCTCATCAACAAGGTGCTCGTCGACGGCAAGAAGTCCACGGCTGAGCGCATTGTCTACGGTGCCCTCGAGGGCGCCCGCCAGAAGACCGGCGGCGATCCGGTTGCGACGCTCAAGAAGGCGATGGACAACGTCCGTCCGACCCTCGAGGTCAAGTCCCGCCGCGTCGGTGGCGCGACCTACCAGGTTCCTGTCGAGGTCAAGCCGGGCCGCGCTACGGCGCTCGCCCTTCGCTGGCTCGTCGGCTACTCGAAGGCCCGCCGTGAGAAGACCATGACCGAGCGCCTCCAGAACGAGCTTCTGGACGCCTCGAACGGTCTCGGTGCCGCGGTCAAGCGCCGCGAGGACACGCACAAGATGGCCGAGTCGAACAAGGCCTTCGCGCACTACCGCTGGTAA
- the fusA gene encoding elongation factor G gives MALDVLTDLSKVRNIGIMAHIDAGKTTTTERILFYTGVNHKIGETHDGASTTDWMEQEKERGITITSAAVTCFWNQNQINIIDTPGHVDFTVEVERSLRVLDGAVAVFDGKEGVEPQSETVWRQADKYDVPRICFVNKMDKLGADFYFTVDTIVKRLGAKPLVMQLPIGSENDFVGVVDLLTMKALVWPGDAKGDVTMGAAYETQEVPADLKERAEEYRHQLVETVAEASEELMEKYLEGEELTVEELKEGVRKLTVNSEIYPVFCGSAFKNRGVQPMLDAVIDYLPSPLDVPPMIGHDPKDESVELNRKPSETEPFSALAFKIAAHPFFGQLNFIRVYSGKATSGMQVLNSTKGKKERLGKLFQMHANKENPVDELHAGHIYAVIGLKDTTTGDTLCDISNPIVLESMTFPEPVIFVAIEPKTKGDQEKLSTAIQKLSAEDPTFTVSLNEETGQTEIGGMGELHLDILVDRMRREFKVEANVGKPQVAYRETIKKKVEKVDFTHKKQTGGSGQFAKVQVTFEPLDTAEGTFYEFVNAVTGGRVPREYIPSVDAGIQDAMQFGILAGYPMVGVKASLTDGAYHDVDSSEMAFKIAGSQVFKEGARRANPVLLEPLMAVEVRTPEDYMGDVIGDLNSRRGQIQAMEDAVGVKVIRALVPLSEMFGYIGDLRSRTQGRAVYSMQFDSYAEVPKAVAEEIIQKSRGE, from the coding sequence GTGGCACTCGACGTGCTTACCGACCTCAGCAAGGTCCGCAATATCGGCATCATGGCGCACATCGATGCCGGCAAGACCACCACGACCGAGCGGATCCTCTTCTACACGGGCGTGAACCACAAGATCGGCGAGACGCACGACGGTGCTTCGACGACCGACTGGATGGAGCAGGAGAAGGAGCGCGGCATCACGATCACGTCCGCCGCTGTCACCTGCTTCTGGAACCAGAACCAGATCAACATCATCGACACCCCCGGTCACGTGGACTTCACGGTTGAGGTCGAGCGCTCCCTGCGCGTGCTCGACGGCGCCGTCGCCGTCTTCGACGGCAAGGAGGGCGTCGAGCCGCAGTCCGAGACCGTCTGGCGCCAGGCCGACAAGTACGACGTGCCCCGCATCTGCTTCGTCAACAAGATGGACAAGCTGGGCGCCGACTTCTACTTCACCGTCGACACGATCGTGAAGCGCCTTGGTGCGAAGCCGCTCGTCATGCAGCTTCCGATCGGTTCTGAGAACGACTTCGTCGGTGTCGTCGACCTGCTCACCATGAAGGCCCTCGTTTGGCCTGGCGACGCCAAGGGCGACGTGACCATGGGTGCTGCCTATGAGACCCAGGAGGTCCCCGCGGACCTCAAGGAGCGCGCTGAGGAGTACCGCCACCAGCTCGTCGAGACCGTCGCCGAGGCGTCCGAGGAACTCATGGAGAAGTACCTCGAGGGCGAAGAGCTCACGGTCGAGGAGCTCAAGGAGGGCGTGCGCAAGCTCACCGTCAACTCCGAGATCTACCCGGTCTTCTGTGGCTCCGCGTTCAAGAACCGCGGCGTCCAGCCGATGCTCGACGCGGTCATCGACTACCTCCCCTCGCCCCTCGACGTGCCGCCGATGATCGGCCACGATCCGAAGGACGAGTCGGTCGAGCTGAACCGCAAGCCGAGCGAGACGGAGCCGTTCTCGGCTCTCGCGTTCAAGATCGCTGCCCACCCGTTCTTCGGTCAGCTCAACTTCATCCGCGTGTACTCGGGCAAGGCTACGTCCGGCATGCAGGTGCTGAACTCGACGAAGGGCAAGAAGGAGCGCCTCGGCAAGCTCTTCCAGATGCACGCCAACAAGGAGAACCCGGTAGACGAGCTCCACGCTGGCCACATCTACGCCGTCATCGGCCTCAAGGACACGACGACGGGCGACACGCTGTGCGACATCAGCAACCCGATCGTCCTCGAGTCGATGACGTTCCCGGAGCCGGTCATCTTCGTTGCCATCGAGCCGAAGACGAAGGGCGACCAGGAGAAGCTCTCGACCGCCATCCAGAAGCTCTCCGCTGAGGATCCGACGTTCACCGTCTCCCTCAACGAGGAGACCGGTCAGACCGAGATCGGCGGCATGGGCGAGCTCCACCTGGACATCCTGGTGGACCGCATGCGCCGCGAGTTCAAGGTCGAGGCCAACGTGGGCAAGCCGCAGGTCGCGTACCGCGAGACCATCAAGAAGAAGGTCGAGAAGGTCGACTTCACGCACAAGAAGCAGACTGGCGGATCCGGCCAGTTCGCGAAGGTGCAGGTCACGTTCGAGCCGCTCGACACGGCCGAGGGCACGTTCTACGAGTTCGTGAATGCCGTCACGGGTGGTCGCGTCCCGCGCGAGTACATCCCTTCGGTGGACGCGGGCATCCAGGACGCCATGCAGTTCGGCATCCTGGCCGGCTATCCGATGGTCGGCGTGAAGGCGTCCCTCACCGACGGTGCCTACCACGACGTCGACTCCTCGGAAATGGCGTTCAAGATCGCCGGTTCCCAGGTCTTCAAGGAAGGCGCTCGCCGCGCTAACCCTGTTCTCCTCGAGCCGCTCATGGCAGTCGAGGTCCGCACGCCTGAGGACTACATGGGCGATGTCATCGGCGACCTCAACTCCCGCCGTGGCCAGATCCAGGCCATGGAGGATGCGGTGGGCGTCAAGGTGATCCGCGCGCTCGTCCCGCTGTCCGAGATGTTCGGCTACATCGGCGACCTGCGCTCCCGGACCCAGGGCCGCGCTGTCTACTCGATGCAGTTCGACAGCTACGCCGAGGTCCCGAAGGCTGTCGCCGAAGAGATCATCCAGAAGTCGCGCGGCGAGTAG
- the tuf gene encoding elongation factor Tu: MAKAKFERTKPHVNIGTIGHVDHGKTTLTAAISKVLADKYPDLNEKRDFSSIDAAPEERQRGITINIAHIEYQTEKRHYAHVDAPGHADYIKNMITGAAQMDGAILVVAATDGPMAQTREHVLLARQVGVPYLLVALNKADMVDDEELLDLVEMEVRELLSSQGFDGDNAPVIRVSGLKALEGDPKWVKSVEDLMDAVDENVPDPVRDRDKPFLMPIEDVFTITGRGTVVTGRAERGTLALNSEVEIVGIRPIQKTTVTGIEMFHKQLDEAWAGENCGLLLRGIKREDVERGQVVVKPGSITPHTDFEANVYILSKDEGGRHNPFYSNYRPQFYFRTTDVTGVITLPEGTEMVMPGDNTEMTVQLIQPIAMEEGLGFAIREGGRTVGSGRVTKIIK; encoded by the coding sequence GTGGCGAAGGCAAAGTTCGAGCGGACTAAGCCGCACGTCAACATTGGCACCATCGGTCACGTCGACCACGGTAAGACCACGTTGACCGCTGCCATTTCCAAGGTGCTTGCCGACAAGTACCCGGACCTGAACGAGAAGCGCGACTTCTCGTCGATCGACGCGGCTCCTGAGGAGCGCCAGCGCGGCATCACCATCAACATCGCCCACATCGAGTACCAGACGGAGAAGCGTCACTACGCTCACGTCGATGCTCCGGGCCACGCCGACTACATCAAGAACATGATCACCGGTGCGGCTCAGATGGACGGCGCGATCCTCGTGGTCGCCGCGACCGACGGTCCGATGGCCCAGACTCGCGAGCACGTTCTGCTCGCCCGCCAGGTCGGCGTTCCCTACCTCCTGGTTGCGCTGAACAAGGCCGACATGGTCGACGACGAGGAGCTTCTTGACCTCGTCGAGATGGAGGTCCGCGAGCTCCTGTCCTCGCAGGGCTTCGACGGCGACAACGCCCCGGTGATCCGCGTCTCGGGCCTCAAGGCTCTCGAGGGCGATCCCAAGTGGGTCAAGTCCGTCGAGGACCTCATGGACGCTGTCGACGAGAACGTTCCGGACCCGGTTCGTGACCGCGACAAGCCGTTCCTCATGCCGATCGAGGACGTCTTCACGATCACCGGTCGTGGCACCGTCGTTACGGGCCGCGCCGAGCGTGGAACCCTCGCCCTGAACTCCGAGGTTGAGATCGTCGGCATCCGCCCGATCCAGAAGACCACGGTGACGGGTATCGAGATGTTCCACAAGCAGCTCGACGAGGCGTGGGCCGGCGAGAACTGTGGCCTTCTGCTCCGCGGCATCAAGCGCGAGGATGTCGAGCGCGGTCAGGTCGTCGTCAAGCCGGGTTCGATCACCCCGCACACCGACTTCGAGGCGAACGTCTACATCCTCTCCAAGGACGAGGGTGGGCGTCACAACCCGTTCTACTCGAACTACCGCCCGCAGTTCTACTTCCGCACCACGGACGTGACCGGTGTCATCACCCTCCCTGAGGGCACCGAGATGGTCATGCCTGGCGACAACACTGAGATGACCGTTCAGCTCATCCAGCCGATCGCTATGGAAGAGGGCCTCGGCTTCGCCATCCGTGAGGGTGGCCGCACCGTTGGCTCGGGCCGCGTCACCAAGATCATCAAGTAG